The DNA region GATTTGGCAGGAGTTATGAAAGCCGTTGTTGAAGAACAATTACGAAGAAAAAACACTGGAAGAATCGATTTTAATATACCCATTCGTCCGGATCATGGACATAAAATGTTAGACGACTTTAATCGAAGTGGAAATCCAGGTTATCCTTTGATAGGGAGATTAAAAGGTTTAGCTGAGTTAGCTGGATTAGAAGCAGGAATTCGTTTTATGGCGAATCAATAAATGTAAGATGGAAGGGGGATTTATTAAACCACCATCAAATTACAACCACGTATATCCGAATTATCAAAACGTCCCAATACCTCAAAAGAGTTGTTGGGATATTTTTTACCCAAATCCTGCGTAGCAATAAAGGAACAAGAATTGATGTTAGCCAAATCAATAACGTTGATTCCTCCTGTTTTTCCTTGCGGAATATAATTCAAGGCATCTTCGGTATCACGAATGAGAATTTGCATCCATGAAGGGCATTCAAAGACTCCGTTTCCGAGAGAGTATGCCTGTGAGAGTAATTCAGTCATGCCATATTCTGAATGAATAGCTGAAACGCCAAAACCCGAACACAATATTTCATGAAGTTCTTCCCGAATCATTTCCTTGCGTTTCCCTTTCATTCCTCCGGTTTCCATGATGATGGTGTTTTGGAGTTGGAACTTCTGCTTTTCAATTAAATCCAATAATGCATAAGTAACTCCAATAAGGATTACATTTTGTCCTGATTCATCAATTTCAATTAATTTTTTAATCAAATCATCATGATTGTGAAGGTAAAACCCACTTTCGGGATGATTGGAGCTTTTAATTAAATCTTCGACCATGTAAATTAGGGAAGAGCCTTCTCTTTCTAAATAAGATGGAAGTAAGGCTAAAACCACATAGTTTTCGATATTGCCATAAAATTCGGAGAATCCTTTTTGGTAGCTTTCTTCGTAGAGAGTTACATCTGTTACTAGGTGTTTACTGGTAATCATACCTGTTGTTCCGCTGCTTGTAAAAGTAGTTTGGATAGGATGATTGTTAGAAACTACATTGTGGCTTTTAAAAAACTGAATGGGTAAAAAGGGAATTTTTTCTAGTGATTTGACTTTTTGCACATCTGTATTTAGGAAATCACAGAATTTTCGATACACCGCGTTATTTTCGTGTTGAAAACGAAATATTTTTAAAGCTATTTTTTCAAATTGCTTTTGATTGGAAATCGTAAATATATCGGTAGTGCTTATCAAGATTTTTTTTGCAAAGGTATCATTTAATCCTTTTTTTAGAAATAAAAAAAGCTTCAAATTCAATTGAAGCTTTAGGATGTTTTTTGTTTATTATCGAACAATGAGTTTTCGTGTAGCCGAACTGTTTTGTTCGTTAATCTTGATAATATACACGCCTGGTATAAGGCTGGAAATATTAAGTTCTCTAGAATTAGCATTCAGATTCGTTTGTATAACCTTTTTTCCTAACAGATCAAAAATAATAATTTCTTTTTCGCCGTCATTTTTTGTGGTGATAGTTATCTTTCCATTGTATACAGGATTAGGATACAAATTCAAGCCCTCAATAACCGAGGAGCTATTGGGATTGTTTTGCGTTTTATTTTCCTGAGCATTCATACTCAAGGAACAGAAAAAAACCGCTAAGAGAATAATATAAAAGTAGTTTTTTATCATTCTATAAATTTTATATATCGTAAAGTTATATAAAAAATACTTACTAATCAAAAAAACCTCTCATTATGAGAGGTTTTTTAAGGATATTTTAATACTTCAATTATTTGATTAAGCTTACTCCATCAACAGTTGCCCAAGCACCTGTTGTTAAATTAGCACCTGTTGAAGTTGTACTTGTAGTGTAAAAACCTACTGGGAAAGAAATTGTATAACCTGTAGCTCCAGCTCCTTGTAAAGGTGTACTACCTGCAATTTTCACATCAGTTAATTTAATTTTACTTCCTGTTACTTGATCAGTATTTGTTGCAAGATCTTGGATTCTAACAGCTACTGCGTTAGCATCAGTGTATCCCTCGATTAAGATGTTAGAGTAGAAACCATTACCTTGTTTTTTAAACTGTATAGCGTCATACTCTGCTGCAGAAGATCCTCCTTCAGTTACTGTACCAGCTGCTCTTTTTAAAGTAATGTTGCTAACTACAGGGTAGAAGCTATTGTTTACTCCTTTTGCTTCTATTTCCATTCCGTAGTTTGCAGTACCTGTTTGGTAAGCATACCAGTTTGAATTGTTTTGTCCTCTCCATCCATCTTGCCAGTCGAATGAATCGTCAGTATTTCCATAAGAGATAGCATTTTTTAAGCTTACAGTACCTCCGTAAAATTCAAAACCATCATCTGATCCTTTGTAAGCAACTAAGTTTTCAAGAACTGTTTCGCTACCTACAGCATAAAATGAAAAGGCATTCAATTCTTTAGTTCCATCTGCAATTTTTCTACCTGCGTATTCAACACGTACAAACTTTAAAGTTCCACTTGTTGCATTAGATGAACCACCATAAACTGTATTAGTTCCGTCTTCAGAAGTTGCAGTTGTAGAAGAAGAAGATGGTACAATTGCAGCATCACCGTACATTACGATTCCACCCCATGAACCAGGAGTTTTAGTTTTTGAAGTACAAACAATAGGCTCGGCAGCAGTACCTATCATGATTAATTTACCTCCTTTTTCAACAGTTAGTGAAATTAATCCATTAGCATCATCAGCAGTTAAGATTGAGCCTGCAGCAATAGTTAAAGTTGCTCCAGATTTTACACGTACAGCACTTGTTAATTCGTAGTTTCCTTTAACCAATGTTTTGTCAGCAGTAATGTCACCAGAAAGTTGTCCTTCAACTGGTCCTAGAGCAGCTGAGTCATTTTCTGAACTTGTACAAGAAGTTAATAATGTAGCTATTATAGATAAGCTTAAAATTAATTTTTTCATAATTGTTTATATTTTTTACTTCAGCAAATTTATAGTGCTTGTATTGATGTTAGGTTATCTTAAATTTATGAGATTGTTATGTTTAACTTGTTTTATTATTAATTAAAAGTTAAGAGAATGTTTGAGGTTTATAAAGCAAAAAAAACTGCCTAAGCAGTTTTTTTATATTGTTTAGAAAGTATAACTAATACTAAATCCTATTCCTGTTCCTTTTTTAAATTGTCTTACTGTAAGATCGTTTTCAGTAATGATTTTACTACTTGAATCACCTAGAACTCTCCTAAAGTTTTGATTTAAAATATTATCAACAGATAATTTAGTATCTATGTTTTTTGTCAATTTAGTTGTCCAAACAAAATCTAA from Flavobacterium nitratireducens includes:
- a CDS encoding acyl transferase; amino-acid sequence: MISTTDIFTISNQKQFEKIALKIFRFQHENNAVYRKFCDFLNTDVQKVKSLEKIPFLPIQFFKSHNVVSNNHPIQTTFTSSGTTGMITSKHLVTDVTLYEESYQKGFSEFYGNIENYVVLALLPSYLEREGSSLIYMVEDLIKSSNHPESGFYLHNHDDLIKKLIEIDESGQNVILIGVTYALLDLIEKQKFQLQNTIIMETGGMKGKRKEMIREELHEILCSGFGVSAIHSEYGMTELLSQAYSLGNGVFECPSWMQILIRDTEDALNYIPQGKTGGINVIDLANINSCSFIATQDLGKKYPNNSFEVLGRFDNSDIRGCNLMVV
- a CDS encoding T9SS type A sorting domain-containing protein, whose product is MIKNYFYIILLAVFFCSLSMNAQENKTQNNPNSSSVIEGLNLYPNPVYNGKITITTKNDGEKEIIIFDLLGKKVIQTNLNANSRELNISSLIPGVYIIKINEQNSSATRKLIVR